In Saccharothrix syringae, the following are encoded in one genomic region:
- a CDS encoding lanthionine synthetase LanC family protein codes for MVHTAHRDPTLDELTHHVLREWAERGDPTPDPGPVVLASTLPPDDPTAALAARTWLNGLRHTANPRPGLFGGLAGHLAGLRLLAAHHPALHRLATPIAGALRRTRPRGTGFGFPDYDLVSGPAGVLLAHCAPAADPDELAPHAAHLAELCARGAEGLRCTAYEHHDKLAWMQGRINLGLAHGVPGVAVALAAAVRAGTGQPAAVAALRALGRWLADQAHHERGAITWSAADGTPPRTRRAWCYGVPGVAWALWETGTALGDPDLTALAAAAVSSPDDFHFTGDTPGDRLAVCHGAAGVLAVFDAFTRAGLPGTAAAVHRLLDHLRRHQDEVAELARTDMTLLNGAAGVLAAARTASGAPRGWLPLLGLR; via the coding sequence ATGGTCCACACCGCCCACCGCGACCCCACCCTGGACGAGCTGACCCACCACGTCCTGCGGGAGTGGGCCGAGCGCGGCGACCCCACCCCCGACCCCGGACCGGTGGTCCTGGCCTCCACCCTGCCCCCCGACGACCCGACCGCCGCCCTGGCCGCCCGGACGTGGCTGAACGGCCTGCGCCACACCGCCAACCCGCGCCCCGGCCTGTTCGGCGGCCTCGCCGGGCACCTGGCCGGCCTCCGCCTGCTCGCCGCGCACCACCCCGCCCTGCACCGGCTCGCCACGCCCATCGCCGGAGCCCTGCGCCGCACCCGACCCCGCGGCACCGGGTTCGGCTTCCCCGACTACGACCTGGTCTCCGGTCCCGCCGGCGTGCTGCTGGCCCACTGCGCCCCCGCCGCCGACCCGGACGAGCTGGCCCCCCACGCCGCCCACCTGGCCGAGCTGTGCGCCCGGGGCGCCGAAGGTCTGCGGTGCACCGCCTACGAGCACCACGACAAGCTGGCCTGGATGCAGGGCAGGATCAACCTCGGCCTGGCCCACGGCGTCCCCGGCGTGGCGGTGGCCCTGGCCGCCGCCGTGCGCGCCGGGACCGGCCAACCCGCCGCGGTCGCCGCGCTGCGCGCCCTGGGCCGCTGGCTGGCCGACCAGGCCCACCACGAACGGGGCGCGATCACCTGGTCGGCCGCCGACGGCACGCCGCCCCGCACGCGCCGGGCGTGGTGCTACGGCGTCCCCGGCGTGGCCTGGGCGCTGTGGGAGACCGGCACCGCCCTCGGCGACCCCGACCTGACCGCACTCGCCGCGGCCGCCGTCAGCTCCCCGGACGACTTCCACTTCACCGGCGACACCCCGGGCGACCGGCTGGCCGTCTGCCACGGCGCGGCCGGCGTCCTGGCCGTCTTCGACGCCTTCACCCGCGCCGGCCTCCCCGGGACCGCCGCCGCGGTGCACCGCCTCCTGGACCACCTGCGGCGGCACCAGGACGAGGTGGCCGAACTCGCCCGCACCGACATGACGCTGCTCAACGGCGCGGCCGGCGTCCTCGCCGCCGCGCGCACCGCCTCGGGCGCACCCCGCGGCTGGCTCCCCCTGCTGGGCCTGCGCTAG
- a CDS encoding lantibiotic dehydratase, whose amino-acid sequence MGEPGAGERVAGVRRAVVQVALEQAVVQVAVDQAAGGGPVLLRLAGLPASLWAAGACPRLFTALADADAAAAACREHGRTLAARLGDRVVPHPGVTDRERQAVLRVRRAAHNGRPLPDDTTIALARTAAARVDPPSAIGLDRLVARARHHRQAEDRVREDLAAEQHRLAGLPWRLLRSSPVGGAALAHDAADLVADVERRLAAGEPWDGKRLRQRADHLWRLIARGTAKTTPRSWFAHIALVGGTDLPTAVAPTAVAPATVAPATVAPATVAPVAPPGAARPTPTAGPFATHEVPNVHTTRHDPAATTLAPTGLHWSHDGDFVTWAPHPDAPTLLREIRVRDTPALRAVRTALATGPRPHHDLVTTLLGPRADDPAARAALTAFTDHLATLGVLQRCHRVPERTSAWGPPRPRPRTGEDFLDVHRHVTGTPPAPDPTAVRTAVDVLRRLDALIRADTPPPPTTVHDLLDGRPTPLPDLVRRFLAERPDHRPAATDRDTWPVPHDPASGYAELLRRIGHTTEITHDLLDDVGAPRPTTDWPVDCLLRPLPGDPGAVLEAVVPAGVLDARFARGLELLHGNEPAAVTAHREFLRGFEHRRGGRLVEVLVPPHNARSANAVRRPAYTDLWTGDPDAHPYLGRDHPGRYVPLHEITLRRDGRHVVAEARGERLWPVHHATRAPFPPWDLALALLLAAGPRTPDRHRPQPIAAFPDRRHLPRLTAGPVVLTRAQWRVDRDELWAPDADVETRFRALGRLTRARALPRWVFAGAPGDRQVPVDLAGLPALRTLDRLLTADSLVLTEMLPDPTGSPVEDTAGDRLACQLLLRLPVADATDPPPVRVGAAPAADAT is encoded by the coding sequence GTGGGTGAACCGGGTGCGGGGGAGCGGGTGGCGGGGGTGCGGCGAGCGGTGGTTCAGGTCGCGCTGGAGCAGGCAGTGGTTCAGGTGGCGGTGGATCAGGCCGCGGGCGGCGGGCCGGTGCTGCTGCGCCTGGCCGGCCTGCCCGCGAGCCTGTGGGCGGCAGGTGCGTGCCCCCGGCTGTTCACCGCCCTCGCCGACGCGGACGCGGCAGCCGCCGCGTGCCGCGAGCACGGCCGCACCCTCGCCGCACGCCTGGGCGACCGCGTCGTACCCCACCCGGGCGTCACCGACCGCGAACGCCAGGCCGTCCTGCGCGTGCGCCGCGCCGCCCACAACGGCCGCCCCCTGCCCGACGACACCACCATTGCCCTGGCCCGCACCGCCGCCGCCCGCGTCGACCCGCCGTCCGCCATCGGCCTGGACCGCCTGGTCGCCCGCGCCCGCCACCACCGGCAGGCCGAGGACCGCGTGCGCGAGGACCTGGCCGCCGAGCAGCACCGCCTGGCCGGGCTGCCCTGGCGCCTGCTGCGCTCCTCGCCGGTGGGCGGTGCCGCGCTCGCCCACGACGCCGCGGACCTCGTGGCCGACGTCGAACGCCGGCTCGCCGCCGGCGAACCCTGGGACGGCAAGAGGTTGCGCCAACGCGCCGACCACCTGTGGCGCCTGATCGCCCGCGGCACCGCCAAGACCACGCCGCGCAGCTGGTTCGCCCACATCGCCCTGGTCGGCGGCACCGACCTGCCCACCGCCGTCGCGCCCACCGCCGTCGCGCCTGCCACCGTCGCGCCTGCCACCGTCGCGCCTGCCACCGTCGCGCCTGTCGCCCCGCCCGGCGCCGCCCGCCCCACCCCCACCGCCGGCCCGTTCGCCACCCACGAAGTGCCCAACGTGCACACCACCAGGCACGACCCCGCCGCAACCACCCTCGCCCCCACCGGCCTGCACTGGTCCCACGACGGCGACTTCGTCACCTGGGCCCCGCACCCCGACGCCCCGACCCTGCTGCGCGAGATCCGGGTCCGCGACACCCCGGCCCTGCGCGCCGTCCGCACCGCCCTGGCCACCGGCCCCCGACCGCACCACGACCTGGTCACCACCCTGCTCGGCCCCCGCGCCGACGACCCCGCCGCCCGCGCCGCCCTCACCGCCTTCACCGACCACCTGGCCACCCTGGGCGTGCTCCAGCGCTGCCACCGCGTCCCCGAGCGCACCTCCGCCTGGGGCCCGCCCCGCCCCCGCCCCCGCACCGGCGAGGACTTCCTCGACGTCCACCGCCACGTCACCGGCACACCCCCCGCCCCCGACCCGACCGCCGTGCGCACCGCGGTCGACGTGCTGCGCCGCCTGGACGCCCTCATCCGCGCCGACACCCCGCCCCCGCCCACCACCGTCCACGACCTGCTCGACGGCCGCCCCACCCCGCTGCCCGACCTGGTGCGCCGCTTCCTGGCCGAGCGCCCCGACCACCGCCCGGCCGCCACCGACCGCGACACCTGGCCGGTCCCGCACGACCCCGCCTCCGGCTACGCCGAACTGCTGCGCCGCATCGGGCACACCACCGAGATCACCCACGACCTGCTCGACGACGTCGGCGCGCCCCGCCCCACCACCGACTGGCCGGTCGACTGCCTGCTCCGCCCCCTGCCCGGCGACCCGGGGGCGGTGCTGGAGGCCGTCGTGCCCGCCGGGGTCCTCGACGCCCGCTTCGCCCGCGGCCTGGAACTGCTGCACGGCAACGAACCCGCGGCGGTCACCGCGCACCGGGAGTTCCTGCGCGGGTTCGAGCACCGCCGCGGCGGCCGGCTGGTCGAGGTCCTGGTGCCACCGCACAACGCCCGCTCCGCCAACGCGGTGCGCCGCCCCGCCTACACCGACCTGTGGACCGGCGACCCCGACGCCCACCCCTACCTCGGCCGCGACCACCCCGGGCGGTACGTGCCGCTGCACGAGATCACCCTGCGCCGCGACGGCCGCCACGTCGTCGCCGAGGCCCGCGGCGAACGCCTGTGGCCCGTCCACCACGCCACCCGCGCGCCCTTCCCGCCCTGGGACCTCGCCCTGGCCCTGCTCCTGGCCGCCGGCCCCCGCACGCCCGACCGCCACCGGCCCCAGCCCATCGCCGCGTTCCCCGACCGCCGCCACCTGCCGCGCCTGACCGCCGGACCCGTGGTCCTCACCCGGGCCCAGTGGCGCGTCGACCGCGACGAGCTGTGGGCGCCCGACGCCGACGTCGAGACCAGGTTCCGCGCGCTGGGCCGCCTCACCCGCGCCCGCGCCCTGCCCCGCTGGGTGTTCGCCGGCGCCCCCGGTGACCGGCAGGTGCCGGTCGACCTGGCCGGCCTGCCCGCCCTGCGCACCCTCGACCGGCTCCTGACCGCCGACTCCCTCGTCCTCACCGAGATGCTGCCCGATCCCACCGGGTCCCCCGTCGAGGACACCGCCGGCGACCGCCTGGCCTGCCAGCTGCTGCTGCGCCTGCCCGTCGCCGACGCCACCGACCCCCCACCCGTCCGGGTGGGAGCGGCACCAGCGGCCGACGCAACCTGA
- a CDS encoding thiopeptide-type bacteriocin biosynthesis protein translates to MPPRVLTGAATRVPPPRTAAVSVGEGSVSLVDLLTGCLRTATGQGVPDDPELAEAQRAFLAAGLAALAPPAEERRWVQVGLSPAVERSAPLYAALHDFATRLLDDGRATAFFFMHKHPGLRVRFQAPPGGRDELRDEVLRWGRDLAAGGATTAVVPGVYEVEAGLFGGRASARYAHELFTADSLAWLRVHHRGGRREVPVWAVSLPMLRALFDGLGVVGWEDRDVWDRVRWEAGRRLPEPARGETGLDAAVRGIRHLWHDQDRLLESLPDWAREVVARHRERAVDVGRRWRAEFFDGHDGGVGPRHAAAFCIVFHWNRAALSAERQILLAEALGTTVEPGRG, encoded by the coding sequence ATGCCACCACGCGTGCTGACCGGCGCCGCCACCCGCGTCCCACCCCCGCGCACCGCCGCGGTCTCCGTGGGGGAGGGGTCGGTGTCCCTGGTGGACCTGCTCACCGGCTGCCTGCGGACGGCCACCGGCCAGGGCGTCCCCGACGACCCCGAGCTGGCCGAGGCGCAACGCGCGTTCCTCGCCGCCGGCCTCGCCGCCCTCGCCCCGCCCGCCGAGGAGCGCCGCTGGGTCCAGGTCGGGCTCTCGCCCGCCGTCGAGCGCAGCGCGCCGCTCTACGCCGCCCTGCACGACTTCGCCACCCGGCTGCTCGACGACGGCCGGGCCACCGCGTTCTTCTTCATGCACAAGCACCCCGGCCTGCGCGTCCGGTTCCAGGCGCCCCCCGGCGGTCGGGACGAGCTGCGCGACGAGGTCCTGCGCTGGGGCCGCGACCTGGCCGCGGGCGGCGCCACCACCGCCGTCGTGCCCGGCGTGTACGAGGTCGAGGCCGGCCTGTTCGGCGGCCGCGCCTCCGCCCGCTACGCCCACGAGCTGTTCACCGCCGACTCCCTGGCCTGGCTGCGCGTGCACCACCGCGGCGGGCGGCGCGAGGTGCCGGTCTGGGCGGTGTCGCTGCCGATGCTCCGCGCCCTGTTCGACGGCCTGGGCGTCGTCGGCTGGGAGGACCGCGACGTGTGGGACCGCGTCCGCTGGGAGGCCGGCAGGCGCCTGCCCGAACCCGCCCGCGGCGAGACCGGGCTCGACGCCGCGGTGCGCGGCATCCGCCACCTGTGGCACGACCAGGACCGGCTGCTCGAATCCCTGCCGGACTGGGCGCGCGAGGTCGTGGCCCGGCACCGGGAACGCGCCGTCGACGTCGGCAGGCGTTGGCGCGCGGAGTTCTTCGACGGCCACGACGGCGGTGTCGGGCCGCGGCACGCGGCCGCGTTCTGCATCGTCTTCCACTGGAACCGGGCGGCGTTGTCCGCCGAGCGCCAGATCCTGCTGGCCGAGGCCCTGGGCACGACGGTGGAGCCGGGTCGTGGGTGA
- a CDS encoding spherulation-specific family 4 protein, with protein sequence MARLRTALARVGAVVTTFTLLNPGPAVTHQWAAVPAYWSPATPDGLTAFRRLAQNRPATGIVVVNGSLSRPEAPYSDAWADAIGAVHDSGAKVLVYVDTGYFGVDVGQGAHRTRTGETSAEAWAAQVRQDVDDWYALYGGHGVDGVFLDQALHTCGPDGGYVAHYAAIADHVRGAHPYAHIAVNPGTATEQCYDAVADTILSFEGDHQAYLAHTPPAWERGHQDRAKFWHLVHGVPTAQDMAEVVRRSKANGAGYVYVTDRSFGPYTWDSIAGYWDAELGEVAGVVDTSPPAPPRGTTAVATPWQAVLRWRSALDDVAVADYEVLRDGVPVGTTYDTAFTATDLLPGTTYTFAVRARDVAGNASAPGAPVTVVTPTPVVRDPAACLGPTTASYRATFARDFTHRRVFIDTDGDATGGWVLPPGLPAGVDHMIEEGVLYRYVGPGWAWEPVVDAEQVEDGRVVTWRVPVGAFGDSAGATQVAVFNGYDGVDEFSAPVVVARSDEDCP encoded by the coding sequence CTGAGAACCGCTTTGGCCCGCGTGGGGGCGGTGGTCACGACGTTCACCCTGCTGAACCCCGGTCCCGCGGTCACCCACCAGTGGGCCGCGGTGCCCGCCTACTGGAGCCCGGCGACCCCCGACGGCCTGACCGCGTTCCGGCGCCTGGCCCAGAACCGGCCCGCCACCGGCATCGTGGTGGTCAACGGCAGCCTGAGCAGGCCGGAGGCGCCCTACTCCGACGCGTGGGCCGACGCGATCGGGGCGGTGCACGACTCCGGCGCCAAGGTGCTCGTCTACGTCGACACCGGCTACTTCGGCGTGGACGTGGGCCAGGGCGCGCACCGCACCAGGACCGGCGAGACCTCGGCCGAGGCGTGGGCCGCCCAGGTCCGGCAGGACGTCGACGACTGGTACGCGCTCTACGGCGGCCACGGCGTGGACGGCGTGTTCCTGGACCAGGCCCTGCACACCTGCGGCCCGGACGGCGGGTACGTCGCCCACTACGCCGCGATCGCCGACCACGTCCGCGGCGCCCACCCGTACGCGCACATCGCCGTCAACCCCGGCACCGCGACCGAGCAGTGCTACGACGCCGTCGCCGACACCATCCTGTCCTTCGAGGGCGACCACCAGGCTTACCTGGCGCACACCCCGCCCGCGTGGGAGCGGGGGCACCAGGACCGGGCCAAGTTCTGGCACCTGGTCCACGGCGTGCCCACCGCGCAGGACATGGCCGAGGTCGTGCGCCGCAGCAAGGCCAACGGCGCGGGGTACGTCTACGTCACCGACCGGTCCTTCGGCCCGTACACCTGGGACTCGATCGCCGGCTACTGGGACGCCGAGCTGGGCGAGGTCGCGGGCGTGGTGGACACCAGCCCGCCCGCCCCGCCGCGCGGCACCACCGCGGTCGCCACGCCGTGGCAGGCGGTCCTGCGGTGGCGGTCGGCGCTGGACGACGTGGCGGTGGCCGACTACGAGGTGCTGCGGGACGGCGTGCCGGTGGGCACCACCTACGACACCGCCTTCACCGCCACCGACCTGTTACCCGGGACGACCTACACCTTCGCCGTCCGCGCCCGCGACGTCGCGGGCAACGCGTCGGCCCCCGGCGCGCCGGTCACCGTGGTCACCCCGACCCCGGTGGTGCGGGACCCCGCTGCGTGCCTCGGCCCGACGACCGCCAGCTACCGGGCCACCTTCGCCAGGGACTTCACCCACCGCAGGGTGTTCATCGACACCGACGGCGACGCGACGGGCGGTTGGGTGCTGCCGCCGGGGCTGCCCGCCGGGGTGGACCACATGATCGAGGAGGGCGTGCTCTACCGGTATGTCGGACCGGGGTGGGCGTGGGAGCCGGTGGTCGACGCCGAGCAGGTGGAGGACGGGCGGGTGGTCACCTGGCGGGTGCCCGTCGGCGCGTTCGGCGATTCGGCGGGTGCCACGCAGGTGGCGGTGTTCAACGGCTACGACGGCGTGGACGAGTTCAGCGCGCCGGTCGTGGTGGCGCGGAGCGACGAGGACTGCCCGTAG